The Eleginops maclovinus isolate JMC-PN-2008 ecotype Puerto Natales chromosome 3, JC_Emac_rtc_rv5, whole genome shotgun sequence genome includes a region encoding these proteins:
- the si:dkeyp-69b9.3 gene encoding myocardin, whose amino-acid sequence MTLLASERSLLIRNKFRSVLQLRIQNRRQSEINADSGLKPACPPKKAEKDQSEALRLAEDGAAKKLPPGGLNAETAQERTLCGAPRQKKARQTQDLTERIQRPPGPVDQQHEHTLPLENRPASFPLSADVFEDDISSCPSSSPTEHHGVHQSPAFSSLPGLSGDQLLSDFSAVGPPLIQSPGHSQPGLALLPATEGIRQPMSVTLSDSNAMVTTGRPNGMYLTSQTTPLLPKTAQPPSPNCTSSLPTSLNFNHLPRPRKPRDTKPKMRKLKYHQYIPPDQRGGSGTGGGAKQKSPAPTQSLDPAYSHILKQQQVFLQLQILQNQQQQQQQQQQQQQQQQQQQQLTVVPSDHNDLVKSSGAMPVNPQPVPATTNHTPSETNSASKPELLPANLVDLTVSELRQQLRKRGLPVSGTKPTLLQRLRPFQIPHSCITPAPLCQLGTSLEPLTPTALLPSSQSPCSSSSSGQDSPSSSPNQQMYIPDRVVPNGILSDAQNGILNNVPNGFSNASVSLAGEQCLSNAVFLAPASTASGTPSPSLPMSSSSPLQCGTPWRSENEQQQQQQQELSVELEMRERLRSRPRDRTTSTGNESCGGSLHPFLQQDPGCSRGKQETDTQTEVLFTQVFCCQPCDVIGQDFELPVQITASPVQTLPSVRSLEEELQEAIQKAQMDPRQSIDDILDEPIACVGSVNVCDHKSPAYSVPGPSPPPPQADQCQASQQHRDDSFLPSPLCSSLLLELPPSPAVINPSQVNPAPLPPPICTSPLPSTGKSRKRRALTSFDAADWLETLTSGLRPLTPPTAPFVESDFSLDSDLNVSRVLDLMIEQW is encoded by the exons GGCTAAAACCTGCGTGCCCACCtaaaaaagcagagaaagacCAGAGTGAAGCTCTG CGTCTTGCTGAAGATGGTGCTGCAAAAAAGTTGCCCCCTGGTGGTCTCAATGCTGAAACTGCACAAG AGAGAACTTTGTGTGGGGCCCCGAGGCAGAAGAAGGCTCGGCAGACGCAGGACCTTACTGAAAGGATCCAGCGTCCGCCAGGGCCTGTGGATCAACAGCACGAACACACACTGCCCCTGGAGAACC GTCCTGCCTCTTTCCCTCTGTCCGCTGATGTCTTCGAAGATGACATTTCCTCCTGCCCCTCCTCCTCGCCTACTGAGCATCATGGCGTTCATCAATCACCAGCCTTTTCTTCATTGCCAGGGCTCTCAGGTGACCAATTACTGAGTGACTTCTCAGCTGTGGGCCCGCCCCTGATCCAAAGCCCCGGACATTCACAG CCTGGTTTGGCATTGCTCCCGGCAACCGAGGGCATTCGACAACCCATGAGTGTAACACTTTCTGACTCAAACGCAATGGTAACAACTGGGAGACCCAATGGGATGTACCTGACCTCTCAGACCACACCCCTGCTGCCAAAG ACAGCTCAGCCTCCCAGCCCCAACTGCACCTCCTCACTGCCCACCTCCCTCAACTTCAACCATCTTCCCCGCCCACGGAAACCGCGCGACACCAAACCCAAAATGAGGAAACTCAAATATCACCAGTACATTCCTCCAGACCAGAGAGGAGGGTCTGGGACTGGAG gAGGAGCCAAACAGAAGAGTCCTGCTCCTACCCAGTCCTTAGATCCAGCCTACTCCCATATactgaaacagcagcaggtcTTCCTCCAGCTGCAAATCCTCCAAaaccagcaacaacaacaacaacagcaacaacaacaacaacagcagcagcagcagcagcaacagctcACAGTTGTGCCCAG TGATCACAATGATCTTGTGAAGTCCTCTGGAGCCATGCCAGTGAACCCCCAACCTGTCCCCGCCACAACAAACCACACCCCTTCAGAAACAAACTCTGCATCCAAGCCTGAGCTTCTCCCTGCAAATCTCGTTGATCTAACA GTATCAGAGTTACGGCAGCAGCTGCGAAAGCGTGGCCTCCCCGTCTCCGGCACAAAGCCAACTCTGTTGCAGCGTCTCCGCCCATTTCAGATTCCTCACTCCTGCATCACCCCTGCTCCCCTCTGCCAGCTGGGTACCAGCCTGGAGCCTCTCACCCCTACTGCCCTGTTGCCATCCAGCCAGAGCCCCTGCTCAAGCTCCAGCTCTGGACAAGActcccccagcagcagcccGAACCAACAGATGTACATCCCGGATAGAGTAGTCCCTAATGGGATTCTCAGTGACGCTCAAAATGGAATTCTGAACAATGTGCCGAATGGTTTCTCGAATGCTTCAGTCAGTTTGGCGGGTGAACAATGTCTTTCCAACGCTGTCTTCCTGGCTCCTGCCAGCACCGCCTCAGGAACTCCAAGTCCCAGTCTCCCCATGTCGTCGTCCTCGCCCCTGCAGTGTGGGACTCCCTGGAGAAGTGAgaatgagcagcagcagcagcagcagcaggagctgaGTGTGGAGCTGGAAATGAGGGAGAGGTTACGGAGCAGGCCTAGGGACCGCACCACCAGCACTGGCAACGAG TCTTGTGGGGGATCTCTTCATCCGTTCCTGCAACAGGATCCTGGATGCTCCAGAGGGAAGcaagaaacagacacacagacggAGGTGTTGTTTACACAG GTGTTTTGCTGCCAACCATGTGATGTGATTGGCCAGGATTTTGAGCTGCCAGTGCAGATTACAGCGAGTCCAGTTCAGACCTTGCCCAGTGTTCGCAGCTTGGAGGAGGAACTACAGGAGGCGATCCAGAAAGCACAG ATGGACCCTCGGCAGTCCATAGATGACATTCTAGATGAGCCCATAGCTTGTGTTG GCTCTGTTAATGTCTGTGATCATAAATCCCCTGCTTACTCAGTCCCGGGCCCTTCGCCGCCTCCTCCTCAAGCAGATCAGTGCCAGGCCTCCCAGCAGCATAGGGATGACAGCTTCCTGCCCTCACCTCTTTGCTCCTCTCTGTTACTGGAACTCCCTCCATCTCCAGCTGTAATAAATCCCAGCCAGGTGAACCCAGCTCCTCTCCCGCCTCCCATTTGTACTTCCCCTTTGCCGTCCACTGGGAAGTCCCGGAAACGACGGGCTCTGACATCGTTTGACGCTGCTGACTGGCTTGAAACACTGACATCTGGCCTCCGCCCTCTTACTCCCCCGACAGCTCCTTTTGTTGAGTCAGACTTCAGTCTGGATTCAGATCTGAATGTCAGTCGAGTGTTGGATCTAATGATAGAGCAGTGGTGA
- the pitpnc1b gene encoding cytoplasmic phosphatidylinositol transfer protein 1b: protein MLMKEYRICMPLTVDEYRIGQLYMISKHSCEQSGDGEGVEVVRNEAEMHPQHGQGQLTEKRIYLSSKLPSWVRSFVPRFFYVTEKAWNFYPYTITEYSVSFIPKFSIRIDTRFENNNGDNVNVFGDMPTPTENVSFLDILSDPIPEKHYKESEDPSHWMSTKTGRGPLKQGWRDDHKPIMCSYKRVQCSFEVYGFQTKTEDFLHKAIRDILLVGHRQAVTWIDEWHGLSLDEVREYEQTMQEKTNSKVKSNLCNTGPPAATRPAFSRSISVTDERSLKKMGVTTVDMSDSTLPNGHSRLHSTPE from the exons ATGTTGATGAAAGAGTACCGCATATGTATGCCACTGACTGTAGATGAg TACAGGATTGGGCAGCTGTACATGATCAGTAAGCACAGCTGTGAGCAGAGTGGTGATGGAGAAGGGGTGGAGGTGGTGAGGAACGAGGCCGAAATGCACCCGCAGCACGGCCAGGGTCAGCTGACAGAGAAGCGGATCTACCTAAGCAG TAAACTGCCAAGCTGGGTGAGATCATTTGTCCCGCGATTCTTCTATGTGACAGAAAAGGCCTGGAATTTCTACCCGTACACCATCACAG AGTACTCA GTATCATTCATCCCCAAGTTCAGCATACGCATTGACACGAGATTCGAGAACAACAACGGCGATAACGTCAAT GTGTTTGGGGACATGCCGACTCCAACAGAGAATGTGAGTTTCCTGGATATCCTGAGTGACCCCATTCCTGAAAAGCACTACAAAGAGTCAGAG GACCCGAGTCACTGGATGTCAACGAAAACTGGCCGAGGGCCTCTGAAGCAAGGCTGGAGGGACGACCACAAGCCCATTATGTGCTCTTATAAGAGGGTGCAGTGCAGCTTCGAGGTGTACGGCTTCCAGACAAAGACTGAGGATTTCTTACACAAA GCCATCCGGGATATTCTTCTGGTGGGACACAGACAAGCAGTCACATGGATAGACGAATGGCACG GGCTGAGTTTGGATGAGGTGAGAGAGTACGAGCAGACGATGCAAGAAAAGACCAACAGCAAAGTCAAATCCAACCTGTGCAACACAG gccCACCGGCTGCCACTCGTCCTGCATTCTCTCGCTCCATCTCAGTGACAGATGAGCGCTCACTAAAGAAGATGGGAGTGACGACTGTGGACATGTCCGACTCCACATTGCCAAACGGCCACAGTCGCCTCCACTCCACCCCTGAATGA